One genomic segment of Occultella kanbiaonis includes these proteins:
- a CDS encoding AzlD domain-containing protein, with product MSTGIWFWILLACAVAFLTKLVGHLVPARLLEDERMTRVAGALTIGLLASLVAMNTVSNGQQVVLDARLGALVAAAIALVLRAPFLVVVLVGAGAAALLRLTGIG from the coding sequence GTGAGCACCGGCATCTGGTTCTGGATCCTGCTGGCCTGCGCCGTGGCGTTCCTGACGAAGCTCGTCGGCCACCTCGTGCCGGCGCGGCTGCTGGAGGACGAGCGGATGACCCGGGTCGCCGGGGCTCTGACGATCGGGCTGCTCGCCTCCCTGGTCGCCATGAACACCGTCTCCAACGGGCAGCAGGTCGTCCTGGACGCCCGCCTCGGCGCACTCGTCGCCGCGGCCATCGCCCTGGTGCTGCGGGCACCGTTCCTCGTGGTGGTGCTCGTCGGTGCGGGCGCCGCCGCGCTGCTGCGCCTGACCGGGATCGGGTAG
- a CDS encoding DUF6328 family protein, with the protein MTTQEPSGDGRDETASERADRNWDELMQELRVTQTGSQILTGFLLTLPFQQRFADLRPDQVAIYLVLVALALAATALVVAPVSLHRVLFRRRRKPELVSAANRLAQVGLLTLALVITGTALFVFDVVAGRTAAFISAGLAVVVLLGLWVLLPRRLGRT; encoded by the coding sequence ATGACCACGCAGGAACCGAGCGGCGACGGACGGGACGAGACGGCCTCCGAGCGCGCCGACCGCAACTGGGACGAACTCATGCAGGAGCTGCGGGTGACCCAGACGGGGTCCCAGATCCTCACGGGCTTCCTTCTCACGCTGCCGTTCCAGCAACGGTTCGCGGACCTGCGCCCCGATCAGGTGGCCATCTACCTGGTGCTGGTCGCTCTGGCGCTCGCCGCGACGGCCCTCGTCGTGGCACCCGTGAGCCTGCACCGGGTGCTGTTCCGGCGTCGGCGCAAGCCCGAGCTGGTCTCGGCCGCGAACCGGCTCGCGCAGGTCGGCCTGCTCACCCTGGCGCTCGTGATCACCGGGACGGCGCTGTTCGTCTTCGACGTCGTGGCCGGCCGCACGGCCGCATTCATCAGCGCCGGGCTGGCGGTCGTGGTCCTGCTCGGGCTGTGGGTGCTGCTGCCTCGGCGGCTCGGGCGGACCTGA
- a CDS encoding MFS transporter yields the protein MVAVGNAPENRLWTRDFVFSIVTNFFIAMIFYLLMTTMAVYAIDRFQANQTAAGLASSGFILGAVAGRVFAGKLLDALGRRRILLVSLALFVVMSLLYIPAQSLGLLITVRVLHGIAFGAGTTALAASVMGLIPPLRRGEGTAFFGTSNTLATAIGPFLALQLVAGPGYPTLFALCAVVSALAMGVGVLIRFPTVTLSADQRAAVRRMHPKEFVEVSVLPIASMMLLVGLAYSGILTFINSYALETDLVDAASTFFIVFAVVTLIGRPFAGRLQDSRGDNVVVIPAMLAFAAGLAVLALAQSPAMMWTSGGLVGLGFGTLMSSSQAIAVTSAPVHRVGLATSTFYLATDLGVGVGPLLLGLLLGASDYRTMYLTLTVVVLGAIVLYYAVHGRDHRRRRGAVQQAAEDDAGEGPDPDGTDAEPQVDP from the coding sequence ATGGTGGCAGTAGGCAACGCGCCGGAGAACCGGCTGTGGACGAGGGACTTCGTGTTCTCGATCGTCACGAACTTCTTCATCGCGATGATCTTCTACCTGCTGATGACGACGATGGCCGTGTACGCCATCGACCGGTTCCAGGCCAACCAGACCGCGGCCGGGCTGGCCTCCAGCGGCTTCATCCTCGGCGCGGTGGCCGGCCGGGTGTTCGCCGGGAAGTTGCTCGATGCGCTCGGGCGGCGCCGGATCCTGCTGGTCAGCCTCGCCCTCTTCGTGGTCATGTCACTGCTGTACATCCCGGCGCAGAGCCTCGGCCTGCTGATCACGGTCCGGGTCCTGCACGGGATCGCCTTCGGTGCCGGCACCACCGCGCTGGCCGCGTCCGTGATGGGCCTGATCCCACCGCTGCGCCGCGGCGAGGGCACCGCGTTCTTCGGCACCAGCAACACTCTCGCCACCGCGATCGGACCGTTCCTGGCGCTGCAGCTCGTGGCCGGCCCCGGCTACCCCACGCTGTTCGCGCTCTGCGCCGTCGTGTCCGCCCTGGCGATGGGCGTCGGGGTGCTGATCCGGTTCCCGACGGTGACGCTCTCGGCGGACCAGCGCGCCGCCGTCCGGCGCATGCACCCGAAGGAGTTCGTCGAGGTCAGTGTCCTGCCGATCGCCTCGATGATGCTGCTCGTCGGACTCGCGTACTCCGGAATCCTCACCTTCATCAACTCCTACGCGCTCGAGACGGACCTGGTCGACGCCGCCAGCACGTTCTTCATCGTGTTCGCGGTGGTGACCCTGATCGGTCGCCCGTTCGCCGGCCGCCTCCAGGACAGCCGCGGCGACAACGTGGTGGTGATCCCGGCGATGCTTGCCTTCGCCGCCGGTCTCGCCGTCCTCGCCCTCGCGCAGTCGCCCGCGATGATGTGGACGTCCGGCGGTCTGGTCGGCCTCGGCTTCGGCACCCTGATGTCGAGCTCCCAGGCGATCGCGGTCACCTCCGCCCCGGTCCACCGGGTGGGACTGGCGACGTCCACGTTCTACCTCGCGACCGACCTCGGCGTGGGCGTCGGCCCGCTCCTGCTCGGGTTGCTGCTCGGCGCGAGCGACTACCGCACCATGTACCTGACCCTCACCGTCGTGGTGCTGGGCGCCATCGTGCTGTACTACGCGGTCCACGGCCGCGACCACCGGCGCCGGCGCGGCGCCGTGCAGCAGGCGGCCGAGGACGACGCCGGCGAGGGCCCCGACCCCGACGGCACCGATGCAGAACCTCAGGTGGATCCCTGA
- the cofD gene encoding 2-phospho-L-lactate transferase, protein MRSDNSVTVLAGGVGGAKLAEGFARLGDDLTVIVNTADDARVYGLAISPDLDTVMYTLAGIANPRTGWGIDGDTLTVLDQMRRLGQDTWFSLGDADLATHVLRTDRRSRGIPLSTVTAELAAALGVRAALVPMTDDPVATLVDTPAGRFAFQEYFVARRHADTVTALTFDGVAEASPAPGVLEGLREAAVVAIAPSNPFVSVGPILAVPGVRAALASSTAWRVAVSPVIGGAALKGPAAQMLADLGHEVSALGVARLYAGLIDAMCIDERDAGLAPAIADLGVDVIVTNTVMGDGADRERFARELLAKRAR, encoded by the coding sequence GTGCGCAGCGACAACTCCGTGACCGTTCTCGCCGGTGGCGTGGGCGGCGCGAAACTCGCCGAGGGGTTCGCCCGCCTCGGTGATGACCTGACCGTCATCGTGAACACCGCCGACGACGCACGCGTGTACGGGCTGGCCATCAGCCCGGACCTCGACACCGTCATGTACACCCTCGCCGGGATCGCGAACCCGCGGACCGGCTGGGGCATCGACGGTGACACCCTCACAGTCCTGGACCAGATGCGCCGGCTCGGGCAGGACACCTGGTTCTCCCTCGGCGACGCCGACCTCGCCACCCACGTGCTGCGCACGGACCGGCGCAGCCGCGGGATCCCGCTCTCGACGGTGACGGCGGAACTCGCCGCAGCGCTCGGCGTGCGGGCCGCCCTGGTCCCGATGACCGACGACCCGGTCGCCACGCTCGTCGACACCCCGGCGGGCCGGTTCGCGTTCCAGGAGTACTTCGTCGCCCGCCGGCACGCGGACACCGTCACCGCGCTGACGTTCGACGGCGTCGCCGAGGCGAGTCCGGCCCCGGGCGTTCTCGAAGGGTTGCGGGAGGCCGCCGTGGTCGCCATCGCGCCGTCCAACCCGTTCGTGAGCGTCGGGCCGATCCTCGCGGTCCCGGGCGTCCGTGCCGCGCTGGCCTCGTCCACGGCCTGGCGGGTCGCGGTAAGCCCGGTGATCGGTGGCGCGGCGCTGAAGGGCCCGGCCGCCCAGATGCTCGCCGACCTCGGGCACGAGGTGTCCGCGCTCGGGGTCGCCCGGCTCTACGCCGGCCTGATCGATGCCATGTGCATCGACGAGCGGGACGCCGGCCTCGCCCCCGCGATCGCCGACCTCGGCGTCGACGTCATCGTCACGAACACCGTGATGGGCGACGGCGCCGACCGCGAGCGGTTCGCCCGCGAGCTGCTCGCAAAGCGGGCCCGATGA
- a CDS encoding glycosyltransferase family 4 protein — protein MTLAFIPPTRTGIEPEAVRTDLPRINQMSESVFGPKGHGVHTAFLETTQGLRDLGYQVGTNERWRDGILHVHTLGPWPLYRLRTHRGPKVVSAHVTADSLRGSLRGSTLFRKPIEGYLRYFYGSADHVVAVSEAAKAELLDGGVRTPISVIPNGIDRRAFERSADSRGLARADLGVGADEFVVLTVGQVQPRKGVETFLEVARALPHVTFVWVGSVLFGALASARGQLEAQMRSAPPNVRFVGQLDREQVAQWYLAADVFTSTARQETFGLVALEAAAASLPIVLRDITVFRELFGADGALFPSDAAGFAEAVESLRLDPKARATAATNAEQLAHTYGAEVVAQSAADLYRSVLGAPALVRARR, from the coding sequence ATGACGCTCGCCTTCATCCCGCCCACCCGCACCGGCATCGAACCGGAGGCGGTCCGCACGGACCTGCCCCGGATCAACCAGATGTCCGAATCCGTGTTCGGTCCCAAGGGCCACGGGGTCCACACGGCATTCCTGGAGACCACCCAGGGGCTGCGTGACCTGGGCTACCAGGTGGGCACGAACGAGCGCTGGCGCGACGGCATCCTGCACGTGCACACCCTCGGACCGTGGCCGCTGTACCGGCTGCGGACCCATCGGGGGCCGAAGGTCGTCTCCGCGCACGTCACGGCGGACAGCCTGCGGGGCAGCCTGCGCGGCTCGACCCTGTTCCGCAAGCCCATCGAGGGCTATCTCCGGTACTTCTACGGGTCCGCCGACCACGTCGTCGCGGTCTCCGAGGCGGCGAAGGCCGAACTGCTCGACGGCGGCGTTCGCACCCCGATCAGCGTGATCCCGAACGGGATCGACCGGCGGGCGTTCGAGCGCTCCGCCGACAGCCGGGGGCTCGCGCGAGCGGACCTGGGCGTGGGCGCGGACGAGTTCGTCGTGCTCACCGTGGGCCAGGTGCAGCCCCGCAAGGGCGTGGAGACATTCCTCGAGGTGGCCCGCGCGCTGCCGCACGTGACGTTCGTGTGGGTGGGCTCGGTCCTGTTCGGCGCGCTGGCGTCCGCCCGCGGCCAGCTCGAGGCGCAGATGCGCTCGGCGCCGCCGAACGTCCGGTTCGTGGGGCAGCTCGACCGGGAACAGGTCGCGCAGTGGTACCTGGCCGCGGATGTGTTCACCTCCACGGCACGCCAGGAGACGTTCGGGCTGGTGGCCCTCGAGGCAGCGGCGGCAAGCCTGCCGATCGTGCTCCGGGACATCACCGTGTTCCGGGAGCTGTTCGGTGCCGACGGCGCCCTGTTCCCGTCCGACGCCGCCGGGTTCGCCGAGGCGGTGGAGTCGCTGCGCCTGGATCCGAAGGCTCGGGCCACCGCGGCCACGAACGCGGAGCAGCTGGCGCACACCTATGGCGCAGAGGTCGTCGCCCAGTCCGCCGCGGACCTGTACCGGTCCGTCCTCGGCGCCCCGGCCCTGGTGCGAGCCCGCCGCTGA
- the cofC gene encoding 2-phospho-L-lactate guanylyltransferase — translation MTAPPTGVTGRPAPATAVVPLRDGRTGKTRLAEHLPAPERGRLVVALARHVVATLLAADGISRVLVVTADPILVTDALDADPRLDILTQPSAPPGLNAAVEFGREQVRRRRPGDRLLVIHADLPALTTADVAALLAPAAPVTLGPDRAGLGTNAVVLRPGTDAFTFAFGPGSLARHRHEAESLGSPAALVRRDGTAIDLDTEADFSALAPGVQDRLRAGMAPPHDAQRRQALP, via the coding sequence ATGACCGCGCCACCGACCGGCGTGACCGGGCGGCCGGCCCCGGCGACCGCCGTCGTCCCCCTGCGGGACGGCCGCACCGGCAAGACCCGCCTCGCCGAGCACCTGCCCGCCCCCGAGCGCGGCCGGCTCGTGGTCGCCCTGGCCCGGCACGTCGTGGCCACCCTGCTCGCCGCCGACGGCATCAGCCGGGTCCTGGTCGTGACCGCCGACCCGATCCTCGTCACCGACGCCCTCGATGCCGATCCCCGGCTGGACATCCTCACCCAGCCGTCCGCTCCCCCCGGCCTGAACGCGGCGGTCGAGTTCGGTCGCGAGCAGGTCCGCCGGCGCCGGCCCGGCGACCGGCTGCTCGTCATCCATGCCGATCTGCCCGCCCTGACCACCGCCGACGTGGCGGCCCTGCTGGCCCCGGCCGCACCGGTCACGCTCGGCCCGGACCGTGCCGGCCTCGGCACGAACGCTGTGGTCCTGCGGCCGGGCACCGACGCCTTCACGTTCGCCTTCGGCCCGGGCAGCCTCGCCCGGCACCGCCACGAAGCCGAGTCCCTTGGCTCACCCGCCGCCCTGGTCCGTCGGGACGGCACCGCGATCGACCTCGACACCGAGGCCGACTTCAGCGCGCTGGCGCCCGGTGTTCAGGACCGGCTCCGGGCCGGGATGGCGCCGCCGCACGATGCCCAGCGACGTCAGGCACTCCCATGA